One genomic segment of Syngnathus acus chromosome 1, fSynAcu1.2, whole genome shotgun sequence includes these proteins:
- the gpr78a gene encoding G-protein coupled receptor 26, which translates to MPEGISLGVSALDSSPHVHLVWQSVSADGELKHVGLCSTSAGKAEPRTMTIPEFLLEVSIVVVAVVSLVTNMSVLLCFTHSSELRSHVPGIFVLNLSFSNILLAFINMPATFFGVAKSAVPFGKSFCQLVSFAETFLITNSMLSMAALSLDRWIAVMFPLSYSSKMRYRDAILMVVYSWLQSLTFSLIQLLMDWGGYSHTYASCTVHLAADGRSQLAAYATFTVLLHCCSFTLSLAVLCFSYLKVLRVAKSHCKRIDVITVQTLLLLVDIHPSVKERCLAEQKKRRQRATKKICVFIGSFIFCYSPYVITRLVELLPSVHIPQYWGIITKCLCYAKASSDPFVYCLLRHQYRKVLVRIIGRFFRKDHYLLSTSSWSSTFDTTEDNCARTT; encoded by the exons ATGCCAGAAGGGATCAGTTTAGGTGTTTCAGCACTGGACAGCTCTCCACATGTGCACTTAGTGTGGCAATCTGTCTCAGCTGATGGGGAGCTCAAACATGTAGGACTTTGTTCCACAAGTGCTGGCAAAGCGGAACCTCGAACGATGACCATCCCCGAGTTCCTTCTGGAAGTATCCATCGTGGTGGTGGCTGTTGTTTCCTTGGTGACCAACATGTCGGTGCTGCTGTGTTTCACCCACAGCTCAGAGTTGAGGTCCCACGTGCCGGGAATCTTTGTCCTCAACCTGTCTTTCTCCAACATTCTCCTGGCTttcatcaacatgcctgccaCCTTTTTCGGGGTGGCCAAAAGCGCAGTGCCCTTCGGGAAGTCGTTCTGCCAACTGGTCAGCTTTGCCGAGACTTTCCTCATCACCAACAGTATGTTGAGCATGGCGGCTCTCAGCCTAGACAGGTGGATCGCCGTCATGTTCCCTCTGAGCTATTCCAGTAAGATGCGCTACAGGGATGCCATCCTGATGGTGGTCTATTCCTGGCTGCAGTCCCTCACCTTCTCTCTGATTCAGCTGCTCATGGATTGGGGAGGCTACAGCCACACGTACGCCTCATGCACCGTTCACCTGGCCGCAGATGGAAGGTCACAGCTGGCCGCCTATGCCACCTTCACAGTGCTGCTCCATTGCTGCAGCTTTACTCTCAGTCTGGCAGTGCTTTGCTTCTCCTACCTCAAAGTTTTGAGAGTCGCCAAGTCCCATTGCAAGAGGATAGACGTCATCACAGTGCAGACTCTGCTCCTCTTGGTTGACATTCACCCCAG TGTGAAAGAAAGGTGTTTGGCAGaacagaagaagaggaggcagAGGGCCACAAAGAAAATTTGCGTTTTCATAGGTTCCTTCATCTTCTGCTATTCACCATATGTTATAACAAG GTTAGTGGAGTTGTTGCCCTCTGTGCACATCCCACAGTACTGGGGCATCATCACTAAATGTCTGTGCTACGCCAAGGCTTCAAGTGACCCATTTGTCTACTGTCTACTGCGGCATCAGTACAGAAAAGTCCTGGTTCGTATCATTGGACGCTTTTTCAGGAAGGATCATTACTTACTGTCTACCAGCAGCTGGAGCAGCACATTTGACACTACAGAAGACAACTGCGCTAGAAC